A window of Trichoderma atroviride chromosome 3, complete sequence contains these coding sequences:
- a CDS encoding uncharacterized protein (TransMembrane:1 (o602-621i)): MQPGQTDRRDQRGTFARRACQECSRKKSKCDRLLPCCSTCQKYRRVCSYERPGRTPLTRRHLTQVEGELARANALLRELQPQQECKEMNESSTSLSKDNTVDRETVTPSTPPSQSIEHMETNETEAVISQRSLLLQEDFVLLHSRDVELPETRYGTITAHSASLNHHSPHTHCTGRVSQSNRNIMTSLERPPASGSFEWDERSSQPGGQRFVDGMGSLTSDTDGSGYLGVASGAALLRITVGHNGHRSGTSSPRISTIPFAMTSLSALDGYIDDYFALYHRSYPIIHEATFRAQFMEIIPRPSGNAWQVLLYVVAALGAWSTATQRTDVHTGLFEAAKARFSFDLLETGNLVLVQALTLMSNYAQMGNKPNSSYNYYGLARRNAMGIGLHKEISAWPLKPLIIEMRRRVWWCLYAFDVGSIITFSRPFDFPQSGVDVELPINVHDADLTTATTQSPPPADATTLYSHLRAQCSFHMATYNIYERMISSSFPTAKEMVALDDISIEPWLNSLPHYFQPSAVQTPKYAFSHATLQWRYRNLRILAYRPFLLRRAMSGSEWGQDQDSSEDLGNIDIAFQRCLDASSESIELISRFWFGNSQTMMVSWYGLYFLFQAVLIPIVCLRNNPHSDLAGAWRDQVHESTKILESMMRLNPTAGRCLRVVTSLTQPYISNEEEINGPTQESWQDQLTSLYPMMWPELGSDFAQSDHINELQESTISDFMNRMSAYD; encoded by the exons ATGCAGCCGGGCCAGACAGACCGGCGTGATCAGCGCGGAACTTTTGCTCGGAGAGCTTGTCAAGAATGCAGCAGAAAGAAATCCAAG TGTGATAGATTGCTTCCTTGTTGTTCTACGTGCCAGAAATACCGTAGAGTATGTAGTTACGAAAGGCCAGGCAGGACGCCATTAACGAGGAG GCATCTAACACAAGTCGAGGGAGAACTCGCCAGGGCAAATGCCTTGCTAAGAGAACTTCAGCCACAGCAAGAGTGCAAAGAAATGAATGAATCTTCCACGTCACTCTCCAAAGACAATACAGTCGACAGAGAGACCGTAACTCCATCTACACCCCCCTCTCAGTCAATTGAGCATATGGAAACCAACGAAACTGAGGCAGTCATCTCTCAACGAAGTCTACTTCTTCAAGAAGACTTCGTCTTACTGCACTCTAGAGACGTAGAGTTACCAGAGACAAGATACGGCACAATTACTGCTCACTCAGCAAGCCTCAACCATCACAGTCCCCACACACATTGCACAGGGCGAGTATCGCAATCTAATCGAAATATCATGACTTCATTGGAAAGGCCCCCCGCATCAGGAAGCTTTGAATGGGATGAAAGAAGTAGCCAGCCCGGCGGACAAAGGTTTGTTGATGGGATGGGAAGTTTAACTAGCGACACAGATGGCAGTGGTTATCTTG GCGTTGCTTCGGGTGCTGCGCTCTTGCGCATTACCGTAGGCCACAATGGCCATCGTTCTGGGACATCAAGCCCAAGGATATCCACAATACCGTTCGCCATGACGTCTCTATCTGCTTTGGACGGTTATATCGACGATTACTTTGCACTCTACCATCGCTCATACCCCATCATACACGAAGCTACATTTCGAGCTCAGTTCATGGAAATTATACCGCGGCCTAGCGGAAATGCTTGGCAAGTCTTACTGTATGTTGTGGCTGCTCTAGGGGCATGGTCAACTGCTACACAGCGGACGGATGTTCACACTGGACTgtttgaagcagcaaaagcaaggTTCTCATTTGACCTATTGGAAACTGGTAACCTGGTTCTGGTTCAGGCCTTGACACTAATGTCGAATTATGCACAAATGGGGAACAAGCCAAACTCGAGTTACAACTACTACGGGTTGGCACGACGTAACGCTATGGGAATTGGCCTCCATAAGGAAATCTCGGCCTGGCCGCTGAAACCATTGATCATAGAAATGCGACGCAGAGTTTGGTGGTGTCTGTATGCATTTGATGTGGGAAGTATTATCACATTTTCCAGGCCATTCGATTTTCCACAAAGTGGAGTCGATGTCGAGCTACCAATAAATGTTCACGATGCC GATCTCACAACGGCTACAACACAAAGTCCGCCCCCAGCAGATGCGACTACGCTATACTCCCATTTGAGAGCTCAGTGCTCTTTTCATATGGCTACTTACAACATCTACGAACGAATGATATCAAGTTCTTTTCCAACAGCAAAGGAAATGGTTGCGCTGGATGATATATCAATCGAACCGTGGCTGAATTCACTGCCCCATTACTTTCAGCCGTCCGCTGTTCAGACGCCCAAATATGCCTTCAGTCATGCCACGCTTCAATGGCGGTATCGCAACTTGCGCATCCTGGCGTACCGTCCATTTCTCCTCAGACGGGCTATGTCCGGTTCGGAGTGGGGACAAGACCAAGACAGCTCAGAGGACCTGGGCAATATTGACATTGCATTCCAACGCTGTCTAGATGCATCAAGCGAGTCGATCGAACTCATCTCAAGATTCTGGTTTGGCAACTCCCAGACCATGATGGTTTCCTGGTATGGGTTATACTTTTTGTTTCAAGCAGTCCTTATTCCCATTGTCTGTTTGCGCAATAATCCGCATTCAGATCTTGCTGGAGCATGGCGTGACCAGGTTCATGAATCCACCAAAATTTTAGAATCCATGATGCGGCTGAATCCTACAGCGGGTCGCTGTCTTCGGGTCGTAACATCTCTGACCCAGCCATATATCtcaaatgaagaagaaataaatgGGCCGACGCAAGAGTCATGGCAAGATCAATTGACAAGTCTATATCCGATGATGTGGCCAGAACTTGGATCGGACTTTGCACAATCTGATCATATAAACGAATT GCAAGAATCAACTATCTCGGATTTTATGAATCGAATGTCCGCGTATGATTAG
- a CDS encoding uncharacterized protein (EggNog:ENOG41), producing the protein MVTTAQSQATTIPRQIAIIGAGVVGTAVATQLVHAGYSVSISNSRGPSSLYEVERLTGAKALDLERAVSEADVVILAVPMSGILPLQPILHSCMRPGMVLVDACNYYPSRDGNIQQVDEGMAESVWISETLSFPVVKALNNIIALNIASSARPKGSPKRVALPVAGDDNKAVPVVMELLEAMGFDAFNAGPLEDSWRQQAGQPAYCTEPTLKELMTLLSSAHREKAKENRDKVMAIAKKLPPDFSPQSMVRVARLGAGLDLWKPRSWLAAIQLAYALARASFKRTA; encoded by the coding sequence ATGGTTACCACTGCCCAATCTCAAGCAACCACTATACCACGCCAGATTGCCATCATAGGTGCTGGTGTAGTCGGCACAGCCGTGGCAACACAACTTGTTCATGCCGGTTATTCGGTCAGCATCAGCAATTCGAGAGGCCCCAGCAGTCTCTATGAAGTAGAGAGATTGACAGGTGCTAAAGCACTGGACCTCGAGCGAGCAGTATCCGAAGCGGATGTTGTTATCCTGGCGGTGCCCATGAGTGGTATTCTCCCCTTGCAGCCGATTTTACATTCATGTATGCGCCCTGGCATGGTCTTGGTTGATGCCTGCAATTATTATCCTTCGCGTGATGGGAACATTCAACAGGTGGATGAGGGTATGGCGGAGAGTGTCTGGATATCAGAAACTCTTTCGTTCCCTGTTGTGAAAGCCTTGAATAATATCATCGCGCTCAACATTGCTTCTAGTGCGAGACCAAAAGGTTCGCCTAAGAGAGTGGCGCTCCCTGTCGCAGGAGATGACAACAAAGCTGTGCCAGTTGTGATGGAATTGTTGGAAGCAATGGGGTTTGACGCATTTAACGCGGGGCCATTGGAAGATTCATGGCGACAACAGGCTGGGCAACCGGCATACTGCACCGAACCAACCTTGAAAGAACTCATGACTTTACTCAGCTCGGCACACCGGGAAAAGGCGAAGGAAAATAGAGATAAGGTAATGGCAATTGCAAAGAAACTACCACCAGATTTTTCGCCGCAGAGTATGGTGCGGGTAGCCCGGCTGGGCGCTGGTCTAGATTTGTGGAAGCCTCGAAGTTGGCTCGCAGCGATACAGCTTGCGTACGCTCTTGCACGGGCGAGTTTCAAACGCACTGCTTAA
- a CDS encoding uncharacterized protein (EggNog:ENOG41~TransMembrane:1 (i57-80o)), whose translation MEFKLSKGFDSTFVTPINTFEAGLFDYFVQVVVPYGKSHCEHFTDNPTYRDGLKREFLPLVLTNIGLLSGALLATCHSLLIQSQNSVYEQLAIQYKVACLGHLNNAMPCGTDFIEDSTVIQALLLASNDCIYGEEAKL comes from the exons ATGGAGTTCAAACTGTCCAAGGGCTTCGACAG CACATTTGTAACCCCAATCAACACCTTTGAGGCCGGTCTATTTGATTACT TTGTCCAGGTAGTGGTTCCATACGGCAAAAGCCACTGTGAGCACTTTACGGACAATCCCACGTACCGAGATGGCTTGAAACGGGAATTCTTACCTCTTGTTCTGACCAATATTGGATTGTTGAGTGGCGCTTTACTTGCAACATGCCACAGTCTCTTGATTCAGTCCCAGAATTCAGTATACGAACAGCTGGCCATTCAGTATAAGGTAGCTTGTCTAGGTCACCTGAATAATGCAATGCCATGCGGGACCGACTTTATAGAGGATTCTACCGTGATCCAGGCTCTGCTTCTGGCCTCTAATGAT TGCATCTACGGGGAGGAAGCCAAGCTTTAG
- a CDS encoding uncharacterized protein (EggNog:ENOG41) yields MTSGPTPAFPPGSWILVTGVTGHIASHVTSQLLRRGYKVRGTVRDLTCASWLVDDLFKSAAVTGNFKLTLVSDFGDPNAFKDAVKGVSAIAHIATPNNFDSDPSKVIPVTVGAATSILEAAVSEPSVKRFVYTSSVAAAATQRPGNHTHVGRDTWNNWAIEISNAPPPYEASRGSAVYSAAKAKAEKAVWNFLEEEKPPFAINVVSPFATIGPVLHPNQPGATSLWIKELLQGDLSSTNIVPNFYTVHVHDVALLHIAALLDPEVNGCRLQAWAEPANWNDLLRTLRKLYPNNTSIASDVPHETDIELTTDTTECICLLKKWGDQDGFKTTEEAVQDTIAHWKLV; encoded by the exons ATGACGTCTGGGCCAACTCCAGCTTTCCCACCAGGCTCCTGGATTCTTGTCACCGGCGTGACTGGCCACATTGCCTCTCACGTAACCTCACAGCTCTTGCGGCGTGGTTACAAAGTTAGAGGCACCGTCCGTGATCTTACTTGCGCCTCCTGGCTGGTTGATGATCTATTTAAAAGTGCTGCTGTAACCGGGAACTTTAAACTTACTCTGGTGTCGGATTTCGGCGATCCAAACGCCTTCAAAGACGCCGTAAAGGGAGTCTCCGCTATTGCACATATAGCCACCCCAAATAACTTCGACTCGGACCCATCGAAAGTAATTCCGGTGACGGTTGGAGCTGCAACGTCTATATTGGAAGCTGCTGTTTCTGAGCCTTCCGTGAAGCGGTTTGTTTACACTAGCTCagttgccgccgctgcgACACAAAGGCCCGGCAATCATACGCATGTTGGACGAGATACGTGGAACAACTGGGCGATCGAGATTTCCAATGCGCCGCCACCTTATGAAGCTTCTCGGGGATCGGCTGTCTATAgcgcagccaaggccaaggcagagAAGGCTGTATGGAATTtccttgaagaagagaagccgcCATTTGCTATCAATGTTGTAAGCCCATTCGCTACGATTGGACCAGTGTTGCACCCCAATCAGCCTGGCGCTACATCTTTGTGGATCAAGGAGCTACTACAAGGAGACTTATCATCTACAAATATAGTCCCTAACT TCTACACCGTTCATGTACACGATGTGGCTTTGTTACATATCGCAGCCTTGCTAGATCCAGAGGTCAACGGATGTCGTTTGCAGGCTTGGGCAGAGCCAGCCAACTGGAATGACTTGCTGAGAACTTTACGGAAGCTCTATCCCAACAACACAAGCATAGCCTCTGATGTCCCACACGAAACAGACATTGAGTTGACGACAGACACGACCGAATGTATATGCTTGTTGAAGAAATGGGGTGATCAAGACGGGTTTAAAACAACTGAGGAGGCCGTGCAAGATACAATTGCTCATTGGAAATTGGTCTAA
- a CDS encoding uncharacterized protein (EggNog:ENOG41): MNTCIPETTIAGVTVVDTPIVQAAQKYARAYLNDMGFNHVMRSWILGVVVYKKLREKNAVSEIDLEVHALSAILHDLGWDVTGKLISKDKRFEVDGAEAACAWIKEEQQSGRAEHWDDYRLRLVWDAIALHTTPSIALYKEQVIKICALGISADFRGPGLDKDGTISEEVFDAVNESFPRLDLADGIRKIICGFCQTKPETTYDNFQMEFGRRYLEGYKTEGSLMCDFIQATAK, from the exons ATGAATACTTGCATTCCTGAGACAACTATTGCGGGAGTCACGGTAGTTGACACTCCTATTGTTCAAGCTGCTCAAAAGTATGCTCGCGCATACCTGAACGATATGGGTTTTAATCATGTAATGCGTTCATGGATACTTGGAGTTGTCGTTTACAAAAAGCTTCGTGAGAAGAACGCTGTCTCGGAAATTGATCTGGAGGTACATGCGCTGAGTGCTATTCTTCATGACCTTGGCTGGGATGTAACAGGTAAACTTATTTCCAAGGACAAAAGGTTCGAAGTTGATGGTGCGGAAGCTGCTTGTGCTTGGATCAAGGAAGAACAGCAAAGTGGAAGAGCGGAACACTGGGACGATTATAGGCTTCGGCTTGTGTGGGATGCAATTGCTCTGCATACTACTCCCTCGATAGCGCTGTATAAAGAGCAGGTGATTAAGATCTGTGCTCTTGGAATCTCCGCAGATTTCCGAGGCCCAGGTTTAGACAAAGACGGCACGATTTCTGAGGAAGTATTCGATGCTGTCAATGAAAGCTTTCCTCGCCTGGATCTTGCTGACGGAATCCGCAAAATTATATGTGGCTTTTGTCAGACCAAACCGGAAACTACATATG ACAACTTTCAGATGGAGTTTGGCAGGAGGTATCTTGAGGGTTATAAAACAGAAGGTTCGCTTATGTGTGATTTCATCCAAGCAACTGCTAAATGA
- a CDS encoding uncharacterized protein (EggNog:ENOG41~TransMembrane:12 (i51-78o90-109i121-140o146-167i179-199o211-231i252-271o277-298i319-339o359-377i384-403o409-431i)) has translation MDESCELGNLQAPGRLLLTSIPELANEQPQVVSSTSQVQDKKPRPASFRTWRFWAIILALTITGLMSAIEGTIITSALPTITNAMGGGDSYIWVPNAYLLAQVAILPLAGQASNIFGRRNLLLGAVALFTLGGGLSGGASSMRMLIAARTIQGLGGGGINLLIETIVTDIVPLRERGQYMAIVGMGAVVGATVGPFLGGLITDHASWRWCFYINVPIGAVSFVILFVFLRVKYERDLSWSARFKRIDISGNVIFVAAIASALIALTWGGTIYRWSTYHIVVPLVLGFVGVLLFIAFEWTPRLCPEPSFPREIVSNRTSAAVLILTFIHAIVAYWVYYFMPIYFQAVKGLTPLRSGVNTLPNVAGGLVFAILGGVLLSKFGRYKPIHLAGFAITTASFGLLSILDANSSNAAWVCIQLLNALGSGALGGVLLPAVQAPLDESYVATATGVWSFSRYFGCIWGVTIPSAVFNNECSRLASTISNAEIASNLSGGRCISTCHRCLSFKH, from the exons ATGGACGAATCCTGCGAGCTGGGCAATCTGCAGGCTCCAGGCCGACTCCTACTCACATCTATTCCTGAGTTGGCCAACGAGCAGCCCCAAGTCGTCTCATCAACCAGTCAAGTACAGGACAAGAAGCCTCGGCCAGCGAGCTTCCGAACATGGAGATTCTGGGCCATCATTTTGGCATTGACCATCACTGGCCTGATGTCTGCAATCGAGGGTACCATCATAACGAGCGCGCTGCCCACCATCACAAACGCTATGGGCGGTGGAGATTCCTACATTTGGGTTCCCAACGCCTATCTCCTGGCTCAAGTAGCCATCCTTCCCCTCGCTGGGCAAGCAAGTAATATTTTTGGTCGTCGTAATCTGCTGCTGGGAGCCGTTGCCCTTTTCACGCTTGGAGGCGGCCTCAGCGGCGGTGCATCTTCGATGCGAATGCTGATAGCGGCCCGGACGATCCAGGGActcggcggtggaggcatTAACCTCTTGATAGAGACGATCGTGACCGACATTGTCCCGCTTCGGGAGCGCGGTCAATACATGGCCATTGTAGGGATGGGTGCTGTTGTGGGAGCCACCGTGGGCCCGTTTCTGGGCGGGCTGATCACCGATCATGCTTCCTGGCGGTGGTGTTTCTATATCAACGTGCCCATTGGCGCTG TCTCTTTCGTGATCCTATTTGTGTTCCTCCGCGTCAAATATGAGCGTGACCTAAGCTGGTCGGCACGCTTCAAGCGCATCGACATCTCTGGCAATGTCATTTTCGTGGCTGCAATTGCCTCTGCCCTGATTGCGCTCACTTGGGGCGGCACCATCTACCGTTGGAGCACCTACCACATTGTTGTGCCCCTTGTGCTGGGCTTTGTGGGCGTGTTACTCTTCATCGCTTTCGAATGGACCCCGCGACTATGTCCTGAGCCTTCTTTCCCGCGGGAGATTGTGTCGAATCGCACTTCGGCAGCCGTTCTCATCTTGACTTTTATCCATGCAATCGTTGCGTATTGGGTATACTACTTCATGCCGATATACTTCCAAGCCGTCAAGGGTTTAACACCTCTACGCTCCGGAGTAAATACGTTGCCCAACGTGGCTGGCGGGCTTGTCTTTGCGATTCTGGGAGGCGTCCTTCTCTCTAAGTTTGGCCGCTACAAACCTATCCACTTGGCCGGATTCGCTATTACCACTGCTTCCTTTGGCCTGCTCAGCATTTTGGATGCCAACTCAAGCAATGCCGCGTGGGTATGCATACAGCTTCTAAACGCCCTCGGCAGTGGCGCGCTTGGCGGTGTGCTACTACCGGCGGTTCAAGCGCCTCTGGATGAGAGTTATGTCGCCACAGCTACCGGCGTTTGGAGCTTTTCTCGCTATTTCGGTTGCATCTGGGGCGTTACTATCCCGAGTGCTGTGTTCAATAACGAGTGCAGCCGTCTCGCAAGCACCATAAGCAACGCGGAAATCGCTAGTAATCTGTCGGGGGGGCGGTGCATATCAACATGCCACAGGTGCCTTTCTTTCAAGCATTGA
- a CDS encoding uncharacterized protein (EggNog:ENOG41~TransMembrane:1 (i57-74o)), with the protein MTVVPNIASERSVVTLKAKRHKIDTLNYSSIQYEYPEISLSTDSTPLVKPTKESKHILIVGGGVSGLLIAWILLDEGYRVTILADDWAWTKDFEKSRMTSQVAGALWEFPPGGCGLTEIESPGKGWAAIEHYREWALQSYEFYEKYEQVFNTHERNGGSFGLKFTNLHQFFLDDLSQLKKDNPNYEEALKLQEIEKSPLRKDVRKYYRTTEANKLEWNKQFDKVIEPSLNGQELKSAYSHRAPIVNTDKAMAYLMAVVAAKGAIMETRKIDTDIRHELGLQLLKDHGADAIVNATGLGAKTVAADDDVYPVRGAVRRVENTHRGSFRHLNDAYLVPAQKDSNQHPTKTVFIVPRNDDVLYVGSIVQPNNSTMNLTPESPEVQMMWNRAGSFVKNLLHAGFVPQYEFAQGLRPFTKRNVKVRADEVATFPLIHNYGHGGSGWTLGIGTARCAVLILKKRLEGIPAAVINEEIYG; encoded by the coding sequence ATGACAGTCGTCCCAAACATCGCTAGCGAAAGGAGTGTGGTCACTCTTAAAGCAAAACGTCACAAGATAGACACTTTAAACTATTCCAGTATTCAATATGAATACCCCGAGATATCTCTTTCTACTGATAGTACCCCTTTGGTGAAGCCCACAAAAGAGTCCAAGCACATACTCATTGTGGGAGGTGGTGTGAGTGGGCTGTTGATTGCCTGGATACTCTTGGATGAAGGATACCGTGTCACCATTCTTGCTGATGACTGGGCCTGGACTAAAGATTTCGAAAAGTCTCGGATGACGTCGCAAGTTGCCGGGGCTTTGTGGGAATTCCCCCCTGGTGGGTGTGGGTTGACCGAGATTGAGTCGCCGGGCAAAGGCTGGGCTGCCATTGAACACTACCGAGAATGGGCTCTGCAGAGCTATGAGTTTTACGAAAAGTACGAGCAGGTATTCAACACTCATGAGAGGAACGGTGGATCTTTTGGTTTAAAATTCACCAATCTCCACCAGTTCTTTTTGGACGACTTGTCTCAGTTGAAGAAGGATAATCCCAACTACGAAGAGGCTTTGAAACTGCAGGAGATAGAAAAGAGCCCGCTCAGGAAGGATGTGAGAAAGTATTACAGGACGACGGAAGCAAATAAGTTGGAATGGAATAAACAATTCGACAAAGTCATCGAGCCAAGCTTGAATGGGCAAGAGCTCAAGAGCGCCTACAGCCACAGAGCTCCTATTGTCAATACAGACAAAGCAATGGCATATCTTATGGCAGTGGTTGCGGCCAAAGGGGCGATCATGGAAACGCGAAAAATTGACACCGACATCAGGCATGAACTCGGCTTGCAGCTGTTGAAGGACCACGGGGCAGATGCCATTGTGAATGCCACCGGCCTCGGTGCCAAGACAGTGGCGGCCGATGATGACGTTTATCCCGTCCGCGGAGCTGTTCGACGCGTTGAAAATACCCACAGAGGCTCTTTTAGACATCTGAATGATGCATATTTGGTTCCTGCACAAAAGGATAGCAACCAACACCCCACCAAGACGGTTTTCATTGTCCCTCGCAATGACGACGTTCTATATGTTGGATCCATTGTACAGCCCAATAACAGTACCATGAATCTTACTCCAGAATCGCCAGAAGTCCAAATGATGTGGAACCGAGCGGGCTCCTTTGTTAAGAACTTGCTACATGCTGGATTTGTTCCCCAATATGAATTTGCACAGGGCCTTCGACCTTTTACCAAGAGGAATGTCAAAGTTAGGGCTGATGAGGTGGCGACTTTTCCGCTTATTCACAACTATGGTCATGGAGGCTCCGGTTGGACTTTGGGTATTGGTACTGCTCGATGTGCTGTGCTTATTTTGAAGAAGCGCTTGGAGGGAATTCCGGCAGCCGTCATCAATGAGGAAATTTATGGATAG
- a CDS encoding uncharacterized protein (CAZy:GH11~SECRETED:SignalP(1-19)), translated as MVAFSRLVAGLSAVTASLAAPAEVVEKSVEERGPHNFFLGPDHPLARRTAINYNQDYTTGGTVNFSPSKTGFNLNWNTQQDFVVGVGWQPVLSTIQAPSMSPAVLVAFPSTGGPQTPLVEYYVMETNIGISTGGSQKGTLTSDGGTYAIWENQRVNEPSIIGTATFNQYISIRQSARSSGTVTIQNHFDAWAKAGLNLGTMNFQVIAVESWSGSGSASQQVSNGGTGTGTPTSSSGSTGPTGPSGSCSALYGQCGGIGWNGPTCCSSGSCKVSNSYYSQCL; from the exons ATGGTTGCTTTCTCTCGCCTTGTTGCCGGCCTCTCGGCCGTCACGGCCTCGCTCGCAGCTCCTGCGGAGGTTGTCGAGAAGAGCGTTGAGGAGCGAGGCCCGCATAACTTCTTCCTTGGACCTGATCATCCTCTTGCTCGTCGTACCGCCATCAACTACAACCAGGACTATACCACTGGTGGCACCGTGAACTTCTCGCCGTCAAAAACTGGTTTCAACCTTAACTGGAACACTCAGCAAGACTTTGTTGTGGGTGTAGGCTGGCAACCCG TCCTATCAACTATTCAGGCACCTTCAATGTCTCCAGCGGTCTTGGTAGCCTTTCCGTCTACGGGTGGACCACAAACCCCCCTTGTTGAGTATTATGTCATGGAGACCAACATTGGAATCTCCACGGGCGGCTCGCAAAAGGGTACGCTCACCAGTGACGGAGGCACCTACGCTATCTGGGAGAACCAGCGCGTCAATGAGCCTTCTATTATCGGCACGGCGACCTTCAACCAGTACATCTCTATCCGACAATCAGCACGGAGCAGCGGTACTGTAACTATTCAGAACCACTTCGATGCCTGGGCCAAGGCTGGCTTGAATCTTGGCACAATGAACTTCCAGGTCATTGCCGTCGAGAGCTGGAGCGGCAGCGGATCTGCATCACAGCAAGTCTCCAACGGTGgaactggaactggaacTCCAACTTCCTCGTCAGGATCCACCGGTCCCACGGGTCCCTCTGGCAGCTGCTCTGCCCTGTACGGCCAGTGCGGTGGCATTGGCTGGAACGGCCCTACATGCTGCTCATCCGGATCTTGCAAGGTGTCAAACTCATACTACTCCCAGTGCCTATAA
- a CDS encoding uncharacterized protein (EggNog:ENOG41~TransMembrane:7 (o15-37i49-72o92-116i128-150o177-197i209-229o241-268i)) — translation MDREFMEQLWSERHYGTPLAIIFMVMPTIAVGLRLYAKITAHQQLELSDYLSITAWAHTAGLFVSLLVAVYLPASYLDNPTGIDEPVSKITFSLNLLWVGACYSCKLSILCLYYRLLSTPNSTFRRVVQGMFVLTACVGLASALGFLLIFKDMSWWWTTGLRSHPVQLAQMIQMNEAIDILSLLTDVILFAMPLPVIRKLSLDKQKKRLLIGLFSLGFLTCIEVVIRIITTYGFDGALDAIQVQCLLMGIEPAMGITLCSLPVFLRLFRKGHNNSSGRSYASGDRGNFYSLGPVSGKHSTTRDPDGALLESTVGKPQPVIVQTEITVHSSRSGYNDSLESQEGYWK, via the exons ATGGATCGAGAGTTCATGGAACAATTATGGAGCGAGCGCCACTACGGAACACcgctcgccatcatcttcatggtGATGCCCACAATCGCCGTTGGCTTGCGTCTGTATGCGAAGATCACGGctcatcaacagcttgaGCTAAGCGATTACTTGTCCATTACTGCATGGGCTCATACAGCAGGCTTGTTCGTATCGTTACTGGTAGCCGTATACTTGCCGGCCTCATATCTGGACAATCCTACTGGCATCGATGAGCCCGTGTCCAAGATTACATTCTCTCTCAACCTCTTGTGGGTTGGCGCCTGCTACAGCTGCAAGCTGTCGATTCTTTGCCTCTACTATCGCCTACTGAGTACACCAAACAGTACTTTTCGTCGAGTCGTCCAGGGAATGTTCGTTCTAACGGCCTGTGTCGGTCTTGCGAGCGCTCTGGGCTTCCTCTTGATATTCAAGGATATGTCGTGGTGGTGGACAACAGGATTGAGATCCCACCCTGTACAACTGGCACAAATGATTCAGATGAATGAAGCCATAGATATTCTGTCGCTTCTCACTGATGTCATCTTGTTCGCGATGCCTTTGCCTGTTATCAGGAAATTGAGCCTCGATAAGCAGAAGAAGCGTTTGCTTATTGGTCTATTCTCGCTTGGTTTTTT GACCTGTATCGAGGTTGTCATCAGAATCATTACCACGTATGGCTTCGACGGTGCTTTGGACGCCATCCAAGTCCAGTGTCTCTTGATGGGCATTGAGCCGGCCATGGGCATTACGCTATGCTCACTTCCTGTCTTCTTGCGATTG TTCCGAAAGGGCCACAACAACTCAAGCGGTCGCAGCTACGCGTCAGGAGATCGTGGCAATTTCTATTCTCTGGGCCCCGTGAGCGGTAAACATTCAACTACCAGAGATCCTGACGGTGCCTTGTTGGAATCAACTGTCGGAAAGCCGCAGCCAGTGATTGTACAGACAGAGATTACTGTCCACTCTTCACGGAGCGGATATAATGACTCTCTTGAATCCCAGGAGGGTTACTGGAAATGA